Proteins from a single region of Cetobacterium ceti:
- a CDS encoding bifunctional 2-keto-4-hydroxyglutarate aldolase/2-keto-3-deoxy-6-phosphogluconate aldolase, whose protein sequence is MLNKHKIINEILEVGVVAVIRAESIVEAKRISAACIEGGVKAIEVTYTVPGASEVIKELGKEFNEKELIVGAGTVLDSETARIAILSGAKYIVSPGFDKETAKLCNKYGIPYMPGCMTISEMTKAMEYGADIIKLFPGSAFGADFIKAVKAPLPQANIMPTGGVSIENVDKWIKNGVVAVGVGGKLATGPSEEITANAKEFVAKVKATREELKNNG, encoded by the coding sequence ATGCTAAATAAGCATAAAATAATTAATGAAATTTTAGAAGTTGGAGTGGTTGCAGTAATTAGAGCAGAAAGTATAGTGGAAGCAAAACGTATATCAGCAGCATGTATTGAAGGAGGAGTTAAAGCTATCGAGGTTACTTATACAGTACCTGGAGCTTCTGAGGTTATAAAAGAGTTGGGAAAAGAGTTTAATGAAAAAGAATTAATTGTTGGAGCAGGAACAGTATTAGATTCAGAAACAGCAAGAATAGCTATATTATCAGGGGCAAAATATATTGTCTCACCAGGATTTGATAAGGAAACAGCAAAGTTATGTAATAAATATGGAATACCTTATATGCCAGGATGCATGACTATAAGTGAAATGACTAAAGCAATGGAATATGGAGCAGATATTATAAAATTATTTCCAGGAAGTGCCTTTGGAGCAGATTTTATAAAAGCAGTGAAAGCTCCTTTACCACAAGCAAATATTATGCCAACAGGAGGAGTATCAATAGAAAATGTTGATAAATGGATTAAAAATGGAGTTGTAGCAGTTGGAGTAGGAGGAAAATTAGCAACTGGACCTAGTGAAGAAATAACAGCTAATGCAAAGGAATTTGTAGCAAAAGTTAAAGCTACAAGAGAGGAGCTAAAAAATAATGGGTAA
- a CDS encoding sugar kinase, giving the protein MGKKIVTLGEIMLRLSTIDNKRIIQSNSFQADYGGGEANVAISLSNFGIESSFITKLPENYLGECVLRYLKANQVNTNNIVLGGERLGTYYLEVGSGVRNSSVIYDRKYSSFSTLTYEELNVEKALKDVYILHLSGITPALSESCKDLTLKIIKKAKEMGVLVSFDFNFRGKLWTVEEAGKTFKEYLPYVDICFAGILDGKYILKLNVDEEKYDSFSEILKAYYKEINTIYPNIKYFISTKREIHSVDDNSLEGFIYSKGCIYNSKKYRFSIVDRVGGGDAFAAGALYGIIQDMNLKDTVEFATGASVIKHTIKGDANLVSVEEVENFIKNGAGKISR; this is encoded by the coding sequence ATGGGTAAAAAAATAGTTACTCTTGGGGAAATTATGTTGAGATTATCTACAATAGATAATAAAAGAATAATACAGTCTAATTCATTTCAAGCTGATTATGGTGGAGGGGAAGCCAATGTTGCAATTTCTCTTTCAAATTTTGGAATTGAAAGTTCTTTTATAACGAAATTACCTGAAAATTATTTAGGAGAATGTGTTTTAAGATATTTAAAAGCAAACCAAGTAAATACAAATAACATAGTTTTAGGTGGAGAGAGATTAGGAACATATTATTTAGAAGTTGGAAGTGGCGTTAGAAATTCCTCTGTTATTTATGATAGAAAATATTCATCATTTTCTACTTTAACATATGAGGAATTAAACGTAGAAAAAGCTTTAAAAGATGTTTATATTTTACATTTATCTGGAATAACTCCAGCCCTTTCTGAAAGTTGCAAAGATTTAACTTTAAAAATTATAAAAAAAGCTAAAGAGATGGGAGTACTAGTTAGTTTTGATTTTAATTTTCGTGGTAAATTATGGACTGTGGAAGAAGCAGGAAAAACTTTTAAAGAGTATTTGCCATATGTTGATATTTGTTTTGCAGGGATATTAGATGGAAAATATATATTGAAATTAAATGTTGATGAAGAAAAATATGATTCATTTAGTGAAATTTTAAAAGCCTATTATAAAGAAATAAATACTATTTATCCTAATATAAAATATTTTATATCTACAAAAAGAGAAATCCATAGTGTGGATGATAATTCTTTAGAAGGATTTATTTATAGTAAAGGTTGTATATATAATTCGAAAAAATATAGGTTTTCAATAGTTGATAGAGTTGGTGGAGGAGATGCCTTTGCAGCTGGAGCTTTATATGGAATTATACAAGATATGAATTTAAAAGATACTGTAGAATTTGCAACAGGAGCTTCTGTAATAAAGCATACAATTAAGGGAGATGCCAATTTAGTTAGTGTAGAAGAAGTAGAGAATTTCATTAAAAATGGAGCAGGAAAAATATCAAGATAA